GATATTGACGCCGGGGCGGGTGCCCCACCAGACTGCTCAGACCTTTGACCAAGCTGCCGACCTCATTCTTCAGCAGAGCTATGCTTACTCCAGACGTCCAGACCCAGTGTTTCCCTAGTTGGATCGATCGCTTTCCCCGCCTACGGGTGCTGGTGATTGGCGATGCCATTCTCGACAGCTACCTGCAAGGGGCCACCACTCGCCTCTGCCGCGAGGGGCCGGTGCCAATTGTCGATGTGGTGGAGGCCGAGCATGTGCCCGGCGGGGCGGCCAACGCGGCGGCCAATGTGGCCAGCCTGGGCGGCAATACCCACTTTCTGACGGTGATCGGGGATGACGCCCCGGGCGGCCAGCTCTGTGCGGAGCTGGAGCGGGTTGGGGTGCAGCTCGAGGGCGTGGTGCGATCGCGCGATCGCCAGACCCTAGTCAAACAGCGCCTGCTGGCCGACAACCAGCTGCTAGTGCGCTTTGACCAGGGCAGCACGGCGGCAATTTCTCCCACTGAAGAAGATCGGCTGATCGAGCAGCTCAACCGGCAGTATCCGCTCTGCGATGCGGTGGTGATTTCGGACTACGCCTATGGGGTGCTCACGCCCCGGGTCATTCTCCATTTGCAGCGGCTGCAAGGGCGCTATGCTCGCCTGCTGGTGGCCGACTCAAAACGGCTGAGAACCTACGCAGCCCTGGGGGTGACGGCAGTTAAACCCAACTACGACGAGGCGATCGCCCTGCTGAATTTGCCCCGGCTATCTGGAACCCAGCGGGTTGAGCAAATGACCCGCCACGGCCAAGGGGTGCTGGCAGCCACCGGGGCCAAAATGGTGGCGATTACGCTCGATCGCGACGGGGCCCTAATCTTTTTGCAGGATGGCGCTGGGACGGTGGCGGACCCCGCCCGCACCTTTGCCGACCCGGCCCCCAGCGCCTATGCTACCGGGGCCGGTGACACCTATGTCGCCACCCTAGCCCTAGCCCTAGCCGCTGGAGCTGACCCCCACGGGGCGGCCTCGCTGGCGGCGACCGCCACGGGAATCATCGTCACCCAGCCGGGGACGACGCGCTGCGACCCTCTCACCCTGCGGCGCTCCCTGGCAGAGGGCAACAAGCGCATTGCCGACCCTGCTGAGCTGACCTCGGTGGTGGCCCAGCAGCGTGCCCTGGGGCGGCGAATTGTGTTTACCAACGGCTGCTTTGACATTCTGCACTCGGGCCACGTCACCTGCCTGGAGCAGGCCAAAGCTTTGGGGGATGTGCTGATCGTGGGGGTAAATACCGACGAGAGCATTCGCCAGCTCAAAGGACCCTCTCGACCGGTGAATGGATTGGTCGATCGGCTGACCGTGCTGGCCGCTCTAGGCTGCGTCGACTATGTCGTCCCCTTTGCTGATCTGGCACCTCGGGAACTGATTCGCCTGATTGGCCCCGATGTCTACGCTAAGGGCGGCGACTACACCCGCCACTCACTGCCCGAAACCCCCCTGATTGAGGAGCTGGGCGGTGAGGTGGTGATTTTACCCTACCTGGGCGATCGCTCTACCACCAACCTAATTCAGCAGATTCGCACCACGCCGAGGGAGGCTTGATGGACTGGAGTACGGCCCAAAACATTCTCTGCGTCCGCCTCGACAGTCTGGGAGACGTGCTGATGACCACCCCGGCCCTAGCGGCGATCAAGGCCACCCGACCTGACAGCAAACTGACGCTGATGACCTCGGCGTCCGGAGCGGCCTTGGCTCCCCAGCTAGCAATGGTGGATGATGTATGGGTCTACGATGCTCCCTGGCTCAAGGCTACAGCCCCGCGCCAAAATAGCCAGCCCGAGCAGGCGGTGATTGAGGAGCTGCGATCGCGCCAGTTTGACGCCGCCATTATTTTCACCGTCTATAGCCAAAACCCATTACCTACGGCCTTTATGGCCTACATGGCCGACATTCCTCTGCGGCTGGCTTACTGTCGCGAAAACCCCTACCAGCTGCTCACCAACACCATCCGTGACCCCGAGCCCGAGCTGACTCGCCACGAGGTGCAGCGCCAGCTCGATCTCGTCGCCAGCGTCGGCTATCGCACAGTGGATGAACGATTGCAGATGACGGTGCCCCGATCAGCCCACCAGCGAGTTTCTAGCCTTTTAGAAAACCTGGGGCTAAGCTCTGTCAAGCCCTGGATTGTGGTGCACCCTGGGGCCTCGGCCCCCTCCCGGCGCTACCCGCCGGAGCTGTTTGCTGAGGTGGGGCGATCGCTTGCTAACCAGGGGATTGCCGTTGTCTTTACCGGCACCGCTGATGAAGGGGAACTGGTCGAAAGCATTCGCAACCAGATGGCTACCCCGTCTCACTCCCTAGTGGGGTTACTCACCCTGGCGGAACTGTCGGCCCTGCTCGCCGCCGCGCCCCTGCTGCTCTCAAACAACACCGGCCCCGTCCACATTGCCGCCGCCGTAGGCACCCCCGTGGTGGATCTCTACGCCCTAACCAACCTTCAGCACACCCCCTGGCAGGTGCCCCACCGGGTGCTGTTTCACGATGTGCCCTGCCGTCTCTGCTACCGCAGCATTTGCCCCGAGGGGCACCACAACTGCTTGCGCCTGGTGGAACCGGCAGCGGTGGTGGCAGCGGTGCTAGACCTGCTGCCCCTACGGACTCTGCCTAACAAATCCTTCCTCGGAGCCAGCTCGACCCTAGCCCTAGCCGAGGTTCAACCTGCATAGGCTATGGTGCTGAGCAGCGCGATGTCTGATCGGCGAGAATCGAGCCGGCTATGCTGCACCACAATGGGCACATCTGAGGCGATCGTGCTGGCGTATTCGGTGCCCCGAGGCACCGCAGGGTCTTTCAGGTCATTGAACCGCACGTGCTTAGTACGCCGAGGAGCTACGACGATGTGGTAAGGGCCAACGGGTTCGCGATCGCTAAAATACAGCGTGATCTGCACATGGGCCTCCTGGTCAGAGGTGTTAAGCAGGCAGGCGGTCTCATGGCTGACAAACTCTGGCGGCCGGTCGGTGTCATCGGGGGGAATATAGCCCTCTGCGATCGCCCAGTAGGTTTTGCCGATGGGTTGTGCCATAAAAATCTCCTGCATTTACTTTAGGAGATTAGCGATTTTGCCGAACGCCTACGTCTATCGAGGGAGCCAATTCAACGGATTTTGTCAGTTGGTTCAAAGGAAACGAGACCAACAAAATTGGTTTGTTGAGGAATATTTTCAGTCTTCAAAATTAAAGAGTGGCAGCTGAATCTCACCTCTAACAGAGGGCAATCTGAACGGTTCTTTCAATCCTAAAGGAGTGCCCCCTACAGGATTTAAGGACTAACCCATGACAGGACGTCTAGATGGCAAAGTGGCCGTGATCACCGGAGCCGCTACCGGAATTGGCGAAGCGATCGCCCACAAATTTGCCCTCGAAGGGGCCAAGGTTTTAATCAACGGCCTGCCCGACGACCCGATTGAGGATGTCGCCCAAGCCATTCAGCAGCACGGTGGCGAGGTTGCAACCTACAAAGGTGATGTCTCCCAAACCGAAGAGGCTGAAGCTTGTGTGCAGGCGGCGATCGACGCCTTTGGCCATCTCGATATTTTGGTCAACAACGCTGGGGTGTTTTTAGTCACCGCTGAAACCCAAGACTATCCGGTCGATCTGTTCGATCGCACCATTCAGATGAATATTCGCTCGGCGTTTTTGATGACCAAATATGCCCTGCCCTACCTGCAAGAGAGTCGCGGCAATATTGTGTCGGCGGGCTCAGAGGCCGGGTTTAACGGGCTGGCCCAAAACGCTGTCTACGGCGGCACCAAAGGCTGGGTGCACTCCTTTATGAAGGGCGTTGCGGTGGAGCAGGCCAAGCACGGCGTGCGGGCCAACTGCGTCTGCCCCGGTGCGATCGACACCGCCTGGACCCACAAAGAAACCGGCCCCATGGATGAGCAAATGGAGGAAACCCTGATTCAGGCGACCCCGATGGGACGGCGGGGCACGGCAGAAGAAATGGCCAACGTCTACGCCTTTTTGGCATCGGATGAAGCCAGCTACGTTACCGGTGCGCTGTGGCTGGCCGATGGTGGTGTGACCGTCGCCAAAGGGCCCGTGGGCGAGCAGGTTCCCGACGAACTCAAGCGCGAGCCCGCCGGTCAATTGTCTGACCTGCGCCACAGCCGCGAAGGACTCAAAAACAAGACCGTCAAGTCAATCAAGTAAGCCTTGGGCGTACAGCGCGCAGGCATCGTCTTCCCTTAGCGCTGTATACCCGCTCCAAGTTTTAGGTGGGCAATGCCCCCCTACGGCTGCAAAGCCTAAACCTGTACAACGCTCTATCTGGAAGATTTTGATCGATAAGTCCCCCTGCCCCCTCACCCCTACCATGCCATGCCCACCATCGACGTTCTTATTCCCACTTACAATCGACCCGATGCTTTAGCCGTTACCCTGACTAGCCTGTGCGCCCAGACCTACAGAGACTTTCAGGTTATTGTGTCTGACCAGAGCGAAGATTACGATGTGGCTGACAACGGCACGGTGCAGGCCGTTGCGCGGGTGCTGGCGGCTCACCACACCCCAGTTCGAATTCTCAAACACTTGCCCCGGCGAGGCATTGCCGAACAGCGGCACTTCTTGCTGAACCAGGCGACGGCTCCCTACGTGCTCTTTCTCGACGACGATGTGTTGCTAGAGCCTTGGGTGCTCAAGCTGCTGCTCAACACCATTGAGCGAGAAAGCTGCGGCTTTGTGGGCAACCCGCCAATCGGCCTAAGCTACATCGACGATGTGCGCCCCGATGAGCACCAGTCCTTAACCTTTTGGGAAGGCCCTGTACAGCCCGAAACCCTGCGCCAAGACACCCCCGAGTGGGAGCGCTGGCGACTCCATAATGCCGCCAACCCATACCACCTTCAGCAGCGGTTTGGTCTGACTCCCCACCGACCCAGCCCCTACCATGTGGCCTGGGTAGCGGGCTGCATATTATTTAACCGGGCTAAACTGCTGGCGACTGGGGGCTTTAGCTTTTGGCAAGACCTGCCCTCCGAGGCCTGTGGTGAAGACGTCTTAAGCCAGCAGCGGGTAATGCAGCGCTACGGCGGCTGTGGGGTGCTGCCTTCGGGAGCATACCACCAAGAATTGCCCACGACTCTAAGCGATCGCAGCCAGAACGCTCCTAACCTGCTGCCGCTCTAAGGGTCTAGGTGTTCAAGGTCTAGGGCATAAGGTTCAAGGCAGGTGATGGGCCTTATACCCTGAACCTTGAATCCCATAAACCCGTCACCTTTGGCTAACAAAGCACTTAGGTCCAATAGAGAATTTTGGCTTGGGGAAACCGCTGCGCGATCGCTCCTTCAAAAAAGGTGCGCAGCTCGGTCATGGTGTCGCGATCATAGACGTACTTGGTGCCGCCAAACTTGTTGCGCTTGGTGGTGCGGGTTGACTCGTCTAGGTCGAGCTTGCTGTTGGGGTACCACTGCTCTAGCACGCCCTTAGAGCCGGGGGTAAACCGGTGAGAAATCAGCTCGAAGGTGAGGTCGCAGTCAAAATCGAGGGCGTTGGCGGCAGCTTCTAGCAACTGGCCATACTCGTCTTGCCAGTTCTCAATGGGCATGATGGGGGCGATCACTAGCCCCACTGGGTAGCCGCCGCCACCCTGCTCTACCGGCAGAGCTAGCTTGCGAATGGCCTGTAACCGCTCAGTCACCGAGGCCGTGCCCCCCTCTAGCAGCCGGGAGACTGAGGCGGCATTAATGCTGAAGCGACAGCGGGTGTGGCCGTTGTGGGGCAGGGTGAGCAGGTCATCCACCTGATCAAACTTGGAGACCCAGCGCAGGTGAGCGCGATCGCGAGTGCCAAAGTAGCGAATGCACTCTGCCAGGCTGCCGGTGAGGTGCTCAATGCCCAGGGGGTCGGTGTAGCAGCTGACCTCGTAGGTGGTGGGGCGATCGGGGTGCTCGTAGTGCTTGAGGTTGTCTAAGATCTGCGGCAGGTTAGCATAGGCACGAATCACGGGCGGCCCCTGGAGGCTACCCGCTAAGTAGCAGTACTGGCAGTGGGCCGGGCAACCCTGGGCCAGATGGAACTGCCAGTCGGCCGAGGGCGGAATTGGCGTCAACTTGAGCTGGCTAGCTGGGGCGGTGACTACGGCCAGAGTGCGCTTGGCGATCGCATAGGTCTCGCGCTCATTGTCTCCGCGCAGGCCGGTCAGACGGTTTTGCTTGAGATATTCTACGGGCAGATCGAGGGCCTGCACGCGCTCTAAAATCTGCTGCCCCCAAGGCTCGTCTAGGGCGGCGGGGGTAAATAAAACCTGCTCTGGCAGCCATCGACGGCGGCGAGAGGCGGCGTTGAGGGTAGCCGGTTGGGTGCTCTCAACAGTGGGTGCGGTTATGATCGATTGGGTCAAAACAGTTCGGTAAGAACGACAGAGAATCGCTAATCTCTCTTGATCGTAAAGACCCCGCTGAGGCAAAGCATCATTCAAATTACAGGTTCCGGGTCGGATCCCCAGCCCCTCTCTGCCCAGATACCCGTATGTCCATTTCTTCCTAGGCCCTTCCCTAGGAAAGATGCAGATTCTGATCTACACCAATATTTTGTTGAAAAGATATTTCCAACTCAGCCCAACTGGTTTTGCATCTAGTTAAACACCGATTAGCGCCGCAACCCCAAAGCCTTGCTCCACTCTTCGCCTTTTCTCCATGACCCAGATCCTCTTTATTGAGCTGCTTGGGGGCCTTGGCGATGTCTTAATTGCTCTGCCTGCTATTCAAGCGCTGACGGCATCTCACCCACAGGCCCACATGACGGTGCTGACCTTTGCGCCGGGGGACAGTTTGCTGCATCACCACCCCCAGGTGCATCGGGTCTTGCAGGCTCCGGCTGGCCAAGCGCGGCAGGCGGTAACAGAAGCGCTGCGATCGCCCTACGACCTGGTGGTGACCGACACCACCTACGACGGTATCGCCGATCTGGTGCGCCAGAGTGGAGCCCCGCAAATGGTGACGAACCTGTGGCGCAGTCCGCCACCAGACCAGGGAGTGAGCGATCGCATGCTCCAGATCCTTCAGCACGAGGGTCTGATTCCGGCCGCCGCTAGGGAACACCGCCATCCCCGTCTTCACCCCACCGCTGAGGAATGCGATCGGGTACAGGCCCAGTTACGCTCCCTTGGGCATCCCCGAATTGCTCTCTACCCCGATGCGGGCATGGCCATCAAGCAGTGGTCACCCGATCGATTTGTGGCCCTGGGCCGATTGCTGCACCAGCGCTATGGGGCCAGCCTGATCGTGCCAGCGGGCGCTGACCCCAAGCAAGCACAGGCGATCGTCGATCAGCTTAAGGGTGCGACCCTCTGGCCCAGGGGATCGCTGCGCGACCTGGCGGCACTCTTTGCTCAGCTAGATTGCGTAGTGGCCGTCGATACTGGCCCGGCCCGTATCGCTGCCGCCGTGGGCACCCCCACCATCACCTTGTTTGGTCCGGCTTGGCAGGGACGCTACGGCCAGCCCGCTCCCCACATCAATTTGCAGGGCTATGCCCCCTGCCCGGAACGCAACATCGCCAACTTCACTGAGCAGGCCTGTTGGTACAGCGGCACCTGTCCCTTTGTCTGGGATACCTGCGTCAATTTAATTACTCCGGAACAGGTTGTAGAGGCGATCGATGAAATTTTGGGACGGGGGAGTGAAGGGCCACGAAGTGCCGAGTTCGTTCTGGCTAAAGGCCGAATTGACTCGGTAAACATTTCAGATCAGATAAGCTCTCTAAATCTCTCAATGCTAGGAAACTTCGAAAACTCTAGCTCCCCGCAGACTATACCCAAGGTGTTGGGCGAGGTAGAGACCGGTGGCAACCACGTTGGGGTTGCGCAACGCCCAAACCTCGAAGCTCCTCCTATAGATGCGCTGCGTGTTAGCGAATCTAGTTGGCAGAATTCACTACCAGCCTCACTCCCTACCCCCTACCCCCTACCCCTCTCCCCCTGGCTGAACGCTCGCAACCTGCTCGTCATGAGGCTCGACAACATTGGCGATGTGTTGATGACGGCGCCAGCGCTCCAAGCTATTAAGGAAACCAGTCCCCATACTCGCCTGACCCTGATGGCCAGCCCGGCCGGGGCGCTGGCTGGGCCGCTGTTGCCCTGGGTTGATGATGTGCTGCCCTGGCGCGTTTTGTGGCAGGCGCTGGGTCAGCCCCCAGGAGATGTGGAGCAGGAATGGGCGCTGATCAACACCCTCAAGTCGCGTCAGTTTGACGGGGCAATTATTTTCACCAGTTTTAAGCAAAGCCCGCATCCGGCCGCCCTAATTTGCCAGATAGCGGGCATTCCTCTGCGGCTGGGCGCGTCGCAGGAAACGGGGGAATGTCTCACCCAACGCATTGCTGATCTTCCTAGCGACCTGCACCAAGTGGAGCGGAATTTGCGACTGGTGGAGACTGCTGGATTTGAGGTGCAAAATCGCCACCTTTCGATCGCCATTCCTCCGTTTGCCCGTGTCCCTGCCGTTCCCTACCTGCTGCTCAACCCCTGGGCCAGCTGCCCGTCGCGCATGTATGACCTAGAGCGGTTTGCGATCGCCGCCCGCACCCTGGCCGACAAAACCGGCTGGCCCGTGGTCGTCACCGGCACCGCCAAAGAGCGCGCCGCTGCTGCCTCCCTGCTCGATACCCTCGGCCCCCACGCCATCGACCTGATTGGTCAGACTTCTTTAGGGGATCTGGTGGCGCTGGTGGCGTCGGCCCGGCTGCTGCTCTCGAACAACACCTCGACCATGCACATTGCCGATGCCACCCAAACCCCCAGCGTGATTTTGTTTGCGGGCACCGAACTCGAACGGCAGTGGCAACCGCGCCAGACGCGCGTCCGCCTGCTGCGCCGCCCCACCCCCTGTAGCCCCTGCTATGCCTTCACCTGCCCCTATGAGCTGGAGTGCCTCGATATTGCGCCGCAGGATGTGGTGGCAGCGGGGCTGGCTTTGCTGAATTTTGACGTTTGAACTATGCATATTACCTTTGTTTCTGGCAGCTATCGCCCCGATCAGGACGGGGTGGCCGACTATTTGGCCAACCTGCGATCGCACCTTAGTCAACGCCATGCGGCCAGTACTGTACTCACAACCCATGACTCGGCGCTGGCCGTGGCAGACCCTGCCGTGCAGGGAGCGCTCGCCCACTGGGGCCTGCCCCAGCTTTTGCCCCTGGTGCAAACGATTTTGGCTACCCCTACCGACATTCTGCACATTCAGCACGCGGCGGGTAGCTACCGATTTAAGCGGCCGGTGTTTCTGCTGCCGGTGTTGCTGCGGCAGGCGGGCTATAGGCGACCCATCGTCACCACGGCCCACGAGTACGGCTGGTGGGAGTGGCAGCCCAAGTGGTTTCCGGCGGGCTGGCTAGAGCGCGTCAAGGAGTGGGGGCAAAAACGCACCTGGTGGGATCGCGAAGACGGCTTTTTGCTCACCGGCAGCGACGCCATTATTACCACCAACCAGAACATCACCGGCATTATGCAGGAGCGCTTGCCGACGCTGCGCGATCGCATGGTCACAGTCCCCATTGCCGCCAACCTGACGGTGGCGCCGGTAGATCGGGCAATGGCGCGATCGCAGCTTCGGCACGAGCGCAGCTGGCCCCAAGAGGCCCAGGTGGTTGCTTTCTTTGGCTTTTTGCATCCGGTCAAAGGTTTGACCTACCTGCTCCAGGGCTTTCGGCAGGTGCGCGATCGCCATCCCCAGGCCCGACTGCTGCTGATCGGCGGGGTAGAAACTCTTTCGCTCAACGGTCAGGACGCCGAAAATTTTTGGCAGCAGGTGCAAACTCAAATTCGTGACTTGCACCTCACCGACTTCGTGCACTGCACGGGCTATGTGGAGGCCGAAACCGCCTCCCGCTACCTCTCCGGGTCTGACCTGGGGGTGCTGCCCTTCACCCCTGGCATTTCGCTCAAAAGTGGCTCGCTGCTGGCAATGCTGGCCCACCGACTGCCCACCATCGCCACCCGCACCGCTGAAACCGACGCCGTGCTGTGCGATCGCCGGATAATTGCCCCCGTCGTTCCGCGCAGCGGTGATGCCGTAGCCGAGGCTATTTCAACTCTGTTAAATAACCCCGCTGAGCAAGAGCGGTTGGCCGCCGCTGGCCATGAATTTGTGCAGGCGTTTACCTGGGAAGGCATTACCGATCGCCACTGCGATATTTACCAGCAGCTATTGGAGCGTTAGAACATTACTTAAGCCGTTTCGTCTGCGGTTGATGGATCTCCCCTAATTGGTGGACTGAGGGCCATGCGAGACCCATCTTGGCAGGACAAATGATTGCTTATTCATTTCAAATGTTAATTGAGATTCATAGGTGGTTTTAATCACTCCCTTAATCTCACTACTGCCGCATCTACCAAACCAAACTTCGGGTTCGGTAGGGTGATCCATAGTCATTTCAACTCCATCAAAACTGCCCGAAACCCGAGAAACAGATCTATCAGCTTTAGTAAGCTGATCGCCTTCCCATCTCTTTTCCTCAGCGTTTGCGCTCACAATTTGCAGCGTCCCAATATTATCAGCCTTACCAAAATTCCGTGTACTCCAGGTCAAAGTTTTCCCCTGACTCAGTAGAGCCGCACAGCTTATGGGCGGGGGAGGCACTGCGGAGGTAGCCGAGGGTGAAGATTCGTTACTAGAAGAGTTTGTTGTGGGGGGAGTGTTTAAGGCAAGAACTAGTCCAGCCGCAAGCAGAGCAAGCCCTATGGGTGCTGACCACTTTTGCTGAGCGGGCTGCACCTCAATTACGCCACCCACTTTGCTGACAAAGGCAAGGAGTATAAAAA
This genomic interval from Nodosilinea sp. FACHB-141 contains the following:
- the rfaE2 gene encoding D-glycero-beta-D-manno-heptose 1-phosphate adenylyltransferase, whose protein sequence is MLTPDVQTQCFPSWIDRFPRLRVLVIGDAILDSYLQGATTRLCREGPVPIVDVVEAEHVPGGAANAAANVASLGGNTHFLTVIGDDAPGGQLCAELERVGVQLEGVVRSRDRQTLVKQRLLADNQLLVRFDQGSTAAISPTEEDRLIEQLNRQYPLCDAVVISDYAYGVLTPRVILHLQRLQGRYARLLVADSKRLRTYAALGVTAVKPNYDEAIALLNLPRLSGTQRVEQMTRHGQGVLAATGAKMVAITLDRDGALIFLQDGAGTVADPARTFADPAPSAYATGAGDTYVATLALALAAGADPHGAASLAATATGIIVTQPGTTRCDPLTLRRSLAEGNKRIADPAELTSVVAQQRALGRRIVFTNGCFDILHSGHVTCLEQAKALGDVLIVGVNTDESIRQLKGPSRPVNGLVDRLTVLAALGCVDYVVPFADLAPRELIRLIGPDVYAKGGDYTRHSLPETPLIEELGGEVVILPYLGDRSTTNLIQQIRTTPREA
- the waaF gene encoding lipopolysaccharide heptosyltransferase II, whose protein sequence is MDWSTAQNILCVRLDSLGDVLMTTPALAAIKATRPDSKLTLMTSASGAALAPQLAMVDDVWVYDAPWLKATAPRQNSQPEQAVIEELRSRQFDAAIIFTVYSQNPLPTAFMAYMADIPLRLAYCRENPYQLLTNTIRDPEPELTRHEVQRQLDLVASVGYRTVDERLQMTVPRSAHQRVSSLLENLGLSSVKPWIVVHPGASAPSRRYPPELFAEVGRSLANQGIAVVFTGTADEGELVESIRNQMATPSHSLVGLLTLAELSALLAAAPLLLSNNTGPVHIAAAVGTPVVDLYALTNLQHTPWQVPHRVLFHDVPCRLCYRSICPEGHHNCLRLVEPAAVVAAVLDLLPLRTLPNKSFLGASSTLALAEVQPA
- a CDS encoding sensory rhodopsin transducer, with protein sequence MAQPIGKTYWAIAEGYIPPDDTDRPPEFVSHETACLLNTSDQEAHVQITLYFSDREPVGPYHIVVAPRRTKHVRFNDLKDPAVPRGTEYASTIASDVPIVVQHSRLDSRRSDIALLSTIAYAG
- a CDS encoding SDR family NAD(P)-dependent oxidoreductase; this encodes MTGRLDGKVAVITGAATGIGEAIAHKFALEGAKVLINGLPDDPIEDVAQAIQQHGGEVATYKGDVSQTEEAEACVQAAIDAFGHLDILVNNAGVFLVTAETQDYPVDLFDRTIQMNIRSAFLMTKYALPYLQESRGNIVSAGSEAGFNGLAQNAVYGGTKGWVHSFMKGVAVEQAKHGVRANCVCPGAIDTAWTHKETGPMDEQMEETLIQATPMGRRGTAEEMANVYAFLASDEASYVTGALWLADGGVTVAKGPVGEQVPDELKREPAGQLSDLRHSREGLKNKTVKSIK
- a CDS encoding glycosyltransferase family A protein, giving the protein MPTIDVLIPTYNRPDALAVTLTSLCAQTYRDFQVIVSDQSEDYDVADNGTVQAVARVLAAHHTPVRILKHLPRRGIAEQRHFLLNQATAPYVLFLDDDVLLEPWVLKLLLNTIERESCGFVGNPPIGLSYIDDVRPDEHQSLTFWEGPVQPETLRQDTPEWERWRLHNAANPYHLQQRFGLTPHRPSPYHVAWVAGCILFNRAKLLATGGFSFWQDLPSEACGEDVLSQQRVMQRYGGCGVLPSGAYHQELPTTLSDRSQNAPNLLPL
- a CDS encoding spore photoproduct lyase family protein; this encodes MPEQVLFTPAALDEPWGQQILERVQALDLPVEYLKQNRLTGLRGDNERETYAIAKRTLAVVTAPASQLKLTPIPPSADWQFHLAQGCPAHCQYCYLAGSLQGPPVIRAYANLPQILDNLKHYEHPDRPTTYEVSCYTDPLGIEHLTGSLAECIRYFGTRDRAHLRWVSKFDQVDDLLTLPHNGHTRCRFSINAASVSRLLEGGTASVTERLQAIRKLALPVEQGGGGYPVGLVIAPIMPIENWQDEYGQLLEAAANALDFDCDLTFELISHRFTPGSKGVLEQWYPNSKLDLDESTRTTKRNKFGGTKYVYDRDTMTELRTFFEGAIAQRFPQAKILYWT
- a CDS encoding glycosyltransferase family 9 protein, translated to MTQILFIELLGGLGDVLIALPAIQALTASHPQAHMTVLTFAPGDSLLHHHPQVHRVLQAPAGQARQAVTEALRSPYDLVVTDTTYDGIADLVRQSGAPQMVTNLWRSPPPDQGVSDRMLQILQHEGLIPAAAREHRHPRLHPTAEECDRVQAQLRSLGHPRIALYPDAGMAIKQWSPDRFVALGRLLHQRYGASLIVPAGADPKQAQAIVDQLKGATLWPRGSLRDLAALFAQLDCVVAVDTGPARIAAAVGTPTITLFGPAWQGRYGQPAPHINLQGYAPCPERNIANFTEQACWYSGTCPFVWDTCVNLITPEQVVEAIDEILGRGSEGPRSAEFVLAKGRIDSVNISDQISSLNLSMLGNFENSSSPQTIPKVLGEVETGGNHVGVAQRPNLEAPPIDALRVSESSWQNSLPASLPTPYPLPLSPWLNARNLLVMRLDNIGDVLMTAPALQAIKETSPHTRLTLMASPAGALAGPLLPWVDDVLPWRVLWQALGQPPGDVEQEWALINTLKSRQFDGAIIFTSFKQSPHPAALICQIAGIPLRLGASQETGECLTQRIADLPSDLHQVERNLRLVETAGFEVQNRHLSIAIPPFARVPAVPYLLLNPWASCPSRMYDLERFAIAARTLADKTGWPVVVTGTAKERAAAASLLDTLGPHAIDLIGQTSLGDLVALVASARLLLSNNTSTMHIADATQTPSVILFAGTELERQWQPRQTRVRLLRRPTPCSPCYAFTCPYELECLDIAPQDVVAAGLALLNFDV
- a CDS encoding glycosyltransferase family 4 protein; this encodes MHITFVSGSYRPDQDGVADYLANLRSHLSQRHAASTVLTTHDSALAVADPAVQGALAHWGLPQLLPLVQTILATPTDILHIQHAAGSYRFKRPVFLLPVLLRQAGYRRPIVTTAHEYGWWEWQPKWFPAGWLERVKEWGQKRTWWDREDGFLLTGSDAIITTNQNITGIMQERLPTLRDRMVTVPIAANLTVAPVDRAMARSQLRHERSWPQEAQVVAFFGFLHPVKGLTYLLQGFRQVRDRHPQARLLLIGGVETLSLNGQDAENFWQQVQTQIRDLHLTDFVHCTGYVEAETASRYLSGSDLGVLPFTPGISLKSGSLLAMLAHRLPTIATRTAETDAVLCDRRIIAPVVPRSGDAVAEAISTLLNNPAEQERLAAAGHEFVQAFTWEGITDRHCDIYQQLLER